A genomic segment from Streptosporangium roseum DSM 43021 encodes:
- a CDS encoding DUF952 domain-containing protein has translation MTILHLALAADWEAAQPAGEYRISTLGRTLEQEGFIHACTDHTQLEGVVQRFYHDIGQPLILLTIDPAGLDVRMEIPPDSTETFPHIYQPLPLRAVLSATAFPPS, from the coding sequence ATGACCATCCTGCACCTGGCCCTGGCCGCCGACTGGGAAGCCGCCCAACCGGCGGGGGAGTACCGCATCTCCACCCTCGGCCGCACCCTCGAACAAGAGGGCTTCATCCACGCCTGCACCGACCACACCCAACTGGAAGGCGTCGTCCAGCGCTTCTACCACGACATCGGCCAACCCCTGATACTGCTGACCATCGACCCGGCCGGCCTGGATGTCCGCATGGAGATCCCCCCCGACTCCACCGAAACCTTCCCCCACATCTACCAGCCACTCCCACTGCGCGCCGTCCTCTCCGCCACCGCCTTCCCCCCCAGCTGA
- a CDS encoding aminotransferase class V-fold PLP-dependent enzyme has product MDLAQAQALWDPHPGWLNTASYGLPPRPAFEDLQRVLTDWRTGRTDWKPWDTATDRARTAFATLTGVAATDVAVGATVSQMLSPLAACLPPGARVVAATEEFTSNLFPWAASADLHTAPLDHLAEAIDSRTRVVAFSLVQSADGRQAPLQDILTAARDHDTLVVADATQACGWLPVQAAHFDILVCAAYKWLMAPRGATYGYLSARARRHMRPIAANWYAGADPGGSFYGPPLRLAEGARAFDLSPAWFSQIGAAGSIDLLNRIGVTTVHAHNTALAARFLTALDQPPTGSAIVTVEAPDARRRLEAAGIRTAVRAGKIRASFHLYTTVDDVDRAVEALTR; this is encoded by the coding sequence ATGGATCTCGCCCAGGCGCAAGCACTGTGGGACCCCCACCCCGGCTGGCTCAACACCGCCAGCTACGGCCTGCCCCCACGCCCCGCCTTCGAGGACCTGCAACGCGTCCTGACCGACTGGCGCACAGGCCGCACCGACTGGAAACCCTGGGACACCGCCACCGACCGCGCCCGCACCGCCTTCGCCACCCTCACCGGCGTCGCCGCCACCGACGTCGCCGTCGGCGCCACCGTCTCCCAGATGCTCTCCCCCCTCGCGGCCTGCCTGCCACCCGGCGCACGCGTCGTGGCCGCCACCGAAGAGTTCACCTCCAACCTGTTCCCCTGGGCAGCCTCGGCCGACCTGCACACCGCCCCCCTGGACCACCTCGCCGAAGCCATCGACTCCCGCACCCGCGTCGTCGCCTTCAGCCTGGTGCAGTCGGCCGACGGCCGCCAAGCCCCCCTCCAGGACATCCTCACCGCCGCCCGCGACCACGACACCCTCGTCGTGGCCGACGCCACCCAAGCCTGCGGCTGGCTGCCCGTGCAAGCCGCCCACTTCGACATACTCGTCTGCGCCGCCTACAAATGGCTCATGGCCCCCCGCGGCGCCACCTACGGCTACCTGTCAGCCCGAGCCCGCCGGCACATGCGCCCCATCGCCGCCAACTGGTACGCCGGCGCGGACCCCGGCGGCTCCTTCTACGGACCACCCCTGCGCCTGGCCGAAGGAGCCCGCGCCTTCGACCTGTCACCGGCCTGGTTCAGCCAGATCGGCGCCGCAGGCTCCATCGACCTGCTCAACCGCATCGGCGTGACCACCGTCCACGCCCACAACACCGCACTGGCCGCCCGCTTCCTCACCGCCCTGGACCAGCCCCCCACCGGCAGCGCGATCGTCACCGTCGAAGCACCTGACGCCCGCCGACGCCTCGAAGCCGCCGGAATCCGCACCGCCGTACGCGCGGGAAAGATCCGCGCCTCCTTCCACCTGTACACCACCGTCGACGACGTCGACCGCGCCGTGGAGGCCCTGACCCGATGA
- a CDS encoding M28 family peptidase yields MIGKMFDVPRRLPAGMAALLALAVVIVFSAMTGSTMQPLPASAPGGEFSAGRALVHLKEFAAEPRPVGSRASHRARDYLAGQLRAAGLQVEIQRSVGARSAAGLATFGQVDNIVGRLPGTDPTGTVLIAAHYDSAAMGPGASDDGAAVAAMIETIRALRAGAGLRNDIVLLMSDGEEDGVLGAEAFVRQHPLGRKGGVLLNWEARGVSGPSLMFETSRNNARLVETFVNAVPAPRGDSSMVELYRLLPNNTDFTPLTKAGFTGMNFAYIERSSLYHTAGDSIANLNHGSLQHHGTNMLALARSLGDADLQTLSSEHDVTYFRALGGMITYSGLFVWPLAGLAVLAVAGLALLARVRRLLSLPRLLWAVVSAVVPLVVSVVLAQGLWELLVAWRPAYDLMGGLVHSPLPFQAAIAVLSALAVLGWYLTLRRRLGPAALSVGALAWLAGLGVLCARVAPGASFLFALPALLCALGWLAAVLLPVLAWVRLAVAMLGPVMAATLLPSLAGNVFDGMGLALGGVGALVLALFGLSVLPIVEVFLPEAGVAPSRAAVRAVPLAAVVLSAGLVGAGLWVDTFDAGRPQRTHLAYVMNADTRTAHWVSADADPARWTRRYVSGHDAAALPEGYARGTLRTGPAPVIAAGGPRVAVLAHTGDTLELHVTAGKGARSVMLRLDRPVTQVTAAAGRFGSVSVPVTGTRVGTWPAEIRFRGIPSRGVRLTVRMPEAERVRLTAIGETDGLSAVPGFVPRPSGLVAATREDGDLIAVTRGYTLTGGSPAP; encoded by the coding sequence ATGATCGGAAAGATGTTCGACGTCCCGAGACGGCTGCCGGCCGGCATGGCGGCCCTGCTCGCGCTGGCCGTGGTGATCGTGTTCTCGGCCATGACGGGCAGCACGATGCAGCCCCTGCCGGCCTCGGCGCCAGGCGGGGAGTTCAGCGCCGGGCGAGCCCTGGTGCATCTGAAGGAGTTCGCCGCCGAGCCGCGTCCCGTCGGCAGCCGCGCGAGCCACCGGGCCAGGGACTACCTGGCCGGGCAGCTACGCGCCGCAGGTCTTCAGGTCGAGATCCAGCGGTCCGTCGGGGCTCGATCGGCGGCGGGGCTGGCGACCTTCGGCCAGGTCGACAACATCGTGGGCCGGCTGCCCGGAACCGATCCGACCGGCACGGTGCTCATCGCCGCCCACTACGACTCGGCGGCCATGGGGCCGGGCGCCTCCGACGACGGTGCGGCGGTGGCCGCGATGATCGAGACGATCCGGGCGTTGCGCGCGGGCGCCGGCCTGCGCAACGACATCGTGCTCCTGATGTCGGACGGTGAGGAGGACGGCGTGCTCGGTGCCGAGGCCTTCGTCCGGCAACACCCTTTGGGCCGCAAGGGCGGCGTGCTGCTGAACTGGGAGGCTCGCGGGGTGAGCGGTCCCTCGTTGATGTTCGAGACCTCCAGGAACAACGCCCGGCTGGTCGAGACGTTCGTCAACGCCGTCCCCGCTCCGCGTGGTGACTCCTCCATGGTGGAGCTGTATCGGCTGCTGCCGAACAACACCGACTTCACCCCGCTGACCAAGGCCGGATTCACCGGTATGAACTTCGCCTACATCGAGCGCTCCTCGCTCTACCACACCGCCGGCGACTCCATCGCCAACCTCAATCACGGCAGCCTGCAGCATCATGGTACGAACATGCTGGCGCTGGCCCGTTCCCTCGGCGATGCCGACCTGCAGACGCTGTCCTCCGAGCATGACGTCACCTATTTCCGCGCCCTGGGCGGCATGATCACGTATTCGGGTCTGTTCGTCTGGCCGCTGGCCGGGCTGGCGGTCCTTGCCGTGGCCGGGCTGGCGCTGCTGGCCCGTGTCAGGCGGCTGCTCAGCCTTCCCCGGCTGTTGTGGGCGGTGGTTTCGGCCGTCGTGCCGCTGGTCGTCTCGGTTGTCCTGGCGCAGGGGTTGTGGGAGCTGCTGGTGGCCTGGCGGCCCGCCTACGACCTCATGGGCGGGCTTGTGCACAGTCCGCTGCCGTTCCAGGCGGCCATCGCGGTGCTGTCCGCGCTGGCGGTGCTCGGCTGGTATCTGACGCTGCGCCGCAGGCTCGGGCCGGCGGCGCTGTCGGTGGGGGCGCTGGCCTGGCTGGCCGGGCTGGGCGTCCTGTGTGCCCGGGTCGCTCCGGGGGCGTCGTTCCTGTTCGCCTTGCCGGCTCTGCTGTGCGCGCTCGGCTGGCTGGCCGCCGTCTTGCTGCCCGTGCTCGCCTGGGTACGGCTGGCCGTGGCGATGCTGGGTCCGGTCATGGCGGCTACGCTGCTGCCCTCCCTGGCCGGGAACGTCTTCGACGGGATGGGGCTGGCGCTCGGCGGGGTCGGTGCGCTGGTGCTGGCGCTGTTCGGGCTGTCGGTGCTGCCGATCGTGGAGGTGTTCCTGCCCGAGGCGGGTGTCGCGCCCAGCCGGGCGGCCGTCCGTGCCGTGCCCCTGGCGGCCGTCGTCCTGTCGGCAGGGCTGGTGGGTGCGGGGCTGTGGGTGGACACCTTCGACGCCGGCCGGCCGCAGCGCACCCACCTGGCCTACGTCATGAACGCCGACACCCGCACCGCCCACTGGGTCAGTGCTGATGCCGATCCTGCGCGGTGGACCAGGCGCTACGTCTCCGGCCACGACGCGGCGGCGCTTCCCGAGGGGTACGCGCGGGGCACGTTGCGGACCGGTCCCGCACCGGTGATCGCGGCCGGTGGTCCGCGGGTCGCCGTACTGGCCCACACCGGGGACACCCTCGAGCTGCACGTGACCGCGGGGAAGGGGGCGCGTTCGGTGATGCTGCGCCTGGACCGGCCGGTCACCCAGGTCACCGCGGCCGCCGGCCGGTTCGGCTCGGTGAGCGTCCCCGTCACCGGTACGCGAGTCGGCACCTGGCCCGCCGAGATCCGCTTCCGTGGCATTCCTTCCCGGGGGGTCCGCCTCACCGTGCGCATGCCGGAGGCGGAGCGGGTCCGCCTAACCGCCATCGGCGAGACCGACGGGCTGTCGGCGGTGCCGGGCTTCGTCCCCAGGCCTTCCGGCCTGGTCGCCGCCACCAGGGAGGACGGCGACCTCATCGCGGTCACACGTGGTTACACCCTGACAGGCGGCTCCCCCGCCCCGTGA
- a CDS encoding GNAT family N-acetyltransferase has product MLKPSYPIRTDRLILRPFTPGDLNGLHAIHSLPEVTRYLYWEPRDLEAVREALTTKITQSALLEEGQALTLAVELAATGELIGDGLLFWHSSLHRSGEIGYVFHPDHHGKGYATEVAQALLALGFDGLDLHRITGRLDGRNTASARLLERVGMRREAHLVENEMVKGEWTDELVYAILQREWRARR; this is encoded by the coding sequence ATGCTGAAGCCTTCCTACCCGATCCGCACCGACCGGCTGATCCTGCGCCCCTTCACCCCCGGCGACCTCAACGGACTGCACGCCATCCACTCGCTCCCCGAAGTCACCCGCTACCTGTACTGGGAGCCCCGCGACCTGGAAGCGGTCAGGGAGGCACTGACCACCAAGATCACCCAATCGGCGCTGCTGGAGGAGGGCCAGGCACTCACCCTGGCGGTGGAGCTGGCCGCCACCGGCGAGCTGATCGGCGACGGGCTGCTGTTCTGGCACAGCAGCCTGCACCGCAGCGGGGAGATCGGCTACGTCTTCCACCCCGACCACCACGGCAAGGGCTATGCCACCGAGGTGGCCCAGGCCCTGCTGGCGCTGGGCTTCGACGGCCTGGACCTGCACCGGATCACCGGCCGCCTGGACGGCCGCAACACCGCCTCGGCCCGCCTGCTGGAACGGGTGGGGATGCGCCGCGAAGCCCATCTGGTGGAGAACGAGATGGTCAAGGGCGAATGGACCGACGAGCTGGTCTACGCGATCCTGCAGCGGGAGTGGCGCGCCCGCCGCTGA
- a CDS encoding MarR family winged helix-turn-helix transcriptional regulator, with translation MTSADDVVDALVRTTFEVAGVLTRIGGEHDLSLTQLRVLGILRDRRARVTELAAYLGLDKSTMSGLIDRAQRRGLLTRGKNPDDGRVVDVYMTPAGLELAKRVEDEVRRALAPMTGRPDPEQLDQLVKLLELVSTRP, from the coding sequence ATGACCTCCGCCGACGATGTCGTGGACGCCCTCGTCCGGACCACCTTCGAGGTGGCAGGCGTGCTGACCCGCATCGGCGGCGAGCACGACCTGTCGCTCACCCAGCTGCGGGTGCTCGGCATCCTCCGCGACCGCCGCGCCCGCGTTACCGAACTGGCCGCCTACCTTGGCCTGGACAAGTCCACGATGTCCGGCCTCATCGACCGCGCTCAGCGCCGGGGGCTGCTGACGCGCGGCAAGAACCCCGACGACGGCCGGGTCGTCGATGTGTACATGACCCCAGCCGGGCTCGAACTGGCCAAGCGAGTGGAGGACGAAGTCCGACGCGCCCTGGCGCCCATGACCGGCCGTCCGGACCCGGAACAGCTCGATCAGCTCGTCAAGCTGCTCGAACTCGTCTCGACCCGCCCGTAG
- a CDS encoding BTAD domain-containing putative transcriptional regulator — protein sequence MRLRVTLLGTFQASRGDAALPVRGARLQGLVVRLALAGGRAVEQGVLVDAIWAEDPPTGPAHALQALVSRLRRTLGPAGDIAQVAGGYRLEVDAADVDALRFERLAAAGRDRLRAGDPNAAAVVLGEAVALWGDRPGTEPTVIAAVAPAAATRLAHASLEAVTDLAAAELTLGRADAAAARLSALLAEHPVHERAAALLMDALTAQGRQAEALALYERVRETLADVLGTDPGSALRERHVRLLRAERPAPAADAAQTRPNNLPAPLTSFIGRDDDLARIDTLLTTGRLVTVLGPGGAGKTRLAVEAARRHRHEYRDGAWMIDLASVIEPAKVGAAVLAGIGLRGGAMFEARVRIEGDELDVLADQLGGRESLLLIDNCEHLIDAVAHLVAALLSRCCGLRVLATSREPLAVDGEALVPLGPLALPGPDDGVEQARRAASVRLFTERAAAVRPGFEVEETTLPEVLRVVRGLDGLPLALELAAARLRTLSLPELADGLSDRFRLLTTGNRTALPRHRTLRAVIAWSWQLLSEHERTVAERVSILPGGVTPASATALCAGTAVPAAEIPELLAGLVDRSLLQLAPDPGRYRMLETLREYGTDRLAATGDLATVRDLAADHFAELTARYDPQLRGPGQLTAMRVIGAEYDNALAALRRRCDTGDASGAVALALNLTWYWHMFGRHPDAAYWLGEALAVPGGEPTPERDCAQVISLIDRVGTWPGRSAEETADDQARIREPADRLLTYPQLPGPYGALTALTLAFLQEEEAAFAIIERLADGDDVWLSGLARMFRAQFAENAGELDRTRPDVEAALACFRQAGDRWGQATVLPMRTQLRQYDDDLDRALADLRQARSLAGEFGSLNLGDEVFMDVRWIDLHLRRGDTDLAIAVIGPARERALRANSPGMPALVDAWEAVFRVRLGDLDRARELLDDAERGLRGDTTFPGGHARTLVGGVRASLCLETGDLAGAQKALEKAYAAALETRDLPILSLVAVNAAALAEAHGRHQDSAVLLGAASRLRGAHDHTHRQVRELTRRGRAALGEEAFAAAYGKGWKLDGKTAVTEVDPARLHRELRTAHPDPW from the coding sequence ATGCGGCTTCGCGTCACGCTGCTCGGCACCTTTCAGGCCTCCCGTGGTGACGCCGCCCTGCCCGTCCGGGGTGCGCGGTTGCAGGGTCTGGTCGTACGGCTGGCGCTCGCCGGCGGGCGCGCCGTCGAGCAGGGCGTCCTGGTCGACGCGATCTGGGCCGAGGACCCGCCGACCGGCCCCGCCCACGCCCTGCAGGCCCTCGTCTCGCGGCTGCGCCGGACCCTCGGCCCGGCCGGCGACATCGCGCAGGTCGCGGGCGGCTACCGGCTGGAGGTGGACGCCGCCGACGTGGACGCACTGCGGTTCGAGCGGCTCGCCGCCGCCGGCCGTGACCGGCTGCGCGCCGGCGACCCGAATGCCGCGGCGGTCGTGCTCGGCGAGGCCGTGGCACTGTGGGGCGACCGTCCCGGCACCGAGCCCACGGTCATCGCCGCGGTAGCGCCCGCCGCCGCGACCCGGCTGGCCCACGCCTCGCTCGAGGCCGTCACCGACCTCGCCGCCGCCGAGCTGACCCTGGGCCGTGCCGACGCGGCCGCCGCCCGCCTGAGCGCCCTGCTCGCCGAGCACCCCGTCCACGAGCGCGCCGCCGCGCTGCTCATGGACGCGCTCACCGCCCAGGGACGCCAGGCCGAGGCCCTGGCCCTGTACGAGCGGGTCCGCGAAACCCTGGCCGACGTCCTCGGCACCGACCCGGGCTCCGCCCTGCGCGAGCGCCACGTGCGCCTGCTGCGCGCCGAACGGCCCGCCCCGGCCGCCGACGCCGCCCAGACCAGGCCGAATAACCTGCCCGCACCGCTGACCAGCTTCATCGGGCGCGACGACGATCTGGCCCGGATCGACACGCTGCTCACCACCGGACGCCTGGTCACCGTGCTCGGTCCCGGCGGCGCCGGCAAGACGCGCCTCGCCGTCGAGGCCGCCCGCCGCCACCGCCACGAGTACCGCGACGGCGCCTGGATGATCGACCTCGCCTCGGTCATCGAACCGGCCAAGGTCGGCGCGGCCGTGCTCGCCGGGATCGGGCTGCGCGGCGGCGCGATGTTCGAGGCCCGGGTGCGCATCGAGGGCGACGAACTGGACGTGCTCGCCGACCAGCTCGGCGGCCGGGAGAGCCTGCTGCTGATCGACAACTGCGAGCACCTGATCGACGCCGTGGCCCACCTGGTCGCGGCACTGCTGTCCCGCTGCTGCGGGCTGCGCGTGCTCGCCACCAGCCGCGAGCCCCTCGCGGTCGACGGCGAGGCACTGGTGCCGCTCGGCCCGCTCGCGCTGCCCGGACCGGACGACGGCGTCGAACAGGCCCGGCGGGCGGCGTCGGTACGCCTGTTCACCGAGCGGGCCGCAGCCGTACGCCCCGGCTTCGAGGTGGAGGAGACGACGCTGCCCGAGGTCCTGCGGGTGGTCCGCGGCCTGGACGGGCTGCCGCTGGCGCTGGAGCTGGCCGCGGCCCGGCTGCGGACGCTGTCGCTGCCCGAGCTGGCCGACGGGCTGTCGGACCGGTTCCGGCTGCTGACCACCGGCAACCGCACCGCGCTGCCCCGGCACCGCACGCTGCGCGCGGTCATCGCCTGGAGCTGGCAACTGCTGAGCGAGCACGAGCGTACGGTCGCCGAACGCGTCTCGATCCTGCCCGGCGGCGTCACGCCGGCCTCGGCCACCGCGCTCTGCGCCGGCACCGCCGTACCGGCCGCCGAGATCCCCGAGCTGCTCGCCGGCCTGGTCGACCGATCGCTGCTGCAGCTCGCGCCCGACCCGGGCCGCTACCGCATGCTGGAGACGCTGCGCGAGTACGGCACCGACCGCCTGGCCGCGACGGGCGACCTCGCCACCGTCCGCGACCTGGCCGCCGACCACTTCGCCGAGCTGACGGCCCGCTACGACCCGCAACTGCGCGGGCCCGGCCAGCTGACGGCCATGCGAGTCATCGGCGCCGAATACGACAACGCGCTGGCCGCCCTGCGCAGACGGTGCGACACCGGCGACGCCTCCGGCGCGGTCGCTCTCGCCCTGAACCTGACCTGGTACTGGCACATGTTCGGCCGGCACCCCGACGCGGCCTACTGGCTGGGCGAGGCACTGGCGGTGCCCGGCGGCGAGCCGACACCCGAGCGCGACTGCGCTCAGGTGATCTCCTTGATCGACCGGGTCGGCACCTGGCCGGGGAGGTCCGCCGAGGAGACCGCGGACGACCAGGCACGGATACGCGAGCCGGCCGACCGGCTGCTCACCTACCCGCAGCTGCCGGGTCCGTACGGCGCGCTCACCGCGCTCACGCTCGCGTTCCTGCAGGAGGAGGAGGCCGCGTTCGCGATCATCGAGCGCCTGGCCGACGGCGACGACGTCTGGTTGTCCGGGCTGGCCCGCATGTTCCGGGCCCAGTTCGCCGAGAACGCGGGCGAGCTCGACAGGACGCGTCCCGACGTGGAGGCGGCCCTGGCCTGCTTCCGGCAGGCCGGCGACCGCTGGGGCCAGGCCACCGTGCTGCCGATGCGCACCCAGCTACGGCAGTACGACGACGACCTCGACCGCGCGCTGGCCGACCTGCGCCAGGCCCGGTCGCTGGCCGGCGAGTTCGGCTCGCTCAACCTCGGCGACGAGGTGTTCATGGACGTGCGCTGGATCGACCTGCACCTGCGGCGCGGCGACACCGACCTGGCGATCGCGGTCATCGGCCCGGCCCGGGAGCGGGCGCTGCGCGCGAACTCGCCGGGGATGCCGGCCCTGGTCGACGCGTGGGAGGCCGTCTTCCGGGTGCGGCTGGGCGACCTGGACCGGGCGCGGGAACTGCTCGACGACGCCGAACGGGGCCTGCGCGGCGACACCACCTTCCCCGGTGGCCACGCGCGGACGCTGGTCGGCGGCGTACGGGCCTCGCTCTGCCTGGAGACCGGTGACCTGGCCGGCGCGCAGAAGGCGCTGGAGAAGGCGTACGCGGCGGCGCTGGAGACCCGGGACCTGCCGATCCTGTCGCTGGTGGCGGTGAACGCCGCCGCACTCGCCGAGGCACACGGACGGCATCAGGACTCGGCCGTCCTGCTCGGCGCCGCCTCCCGGCTGCGCGGCGCTCACGACCACACCCATCGGCAGGTCCGCGAGCTCACCCGCCGAGGGCGGGCCGCGCTGGGCGAGGAAGCCTTCGCCGCGGCGTACGGGAAGGGGTGGAAGCTGGACGGGAAGACGGCCGTGACCGAAGTCGACCCGGCCCGGCTACACCGGGAACTCAGGACGGCTCACCCGGATCCCTGGTGA
- a CDS encoding FAD-dependent oxidoreductase, whose amino-acid sequence MLALAPGKGITAHRESGATLQTYAALSKPQDWFAAIDFMDGWASRRGSFVHDVVIVGAGPVGLFLACELGLAGCSVLVLEREPEPGSPWKADPLGMRGLSAASVEAFYRRGMLQPLLKASGVNDYPGADEPAPPRGVGHFAGMMLDPAKVDVTALPFRLPGPATEGVMTHLEAVESVLSERASMLGVEVRRGVTVSAIAQDDQIVVAHAGEHEYPARWVVGCDGGRSAVRGLAGFDFVGTEPQFTGYVVLATIADPAKLRPGFNLTPTGMYLRTPAKGYLGMLEFDGGAFDRSQRPTREHLQAVLRRVSGTGVTLSEVHLASSFTDRAMQTTTYRRGRVLLAGDAAHIHSRLGAQGLNLGIGDAMNLGWKLAATVRGYAPDGLLDTYTREQHPIGAWVLDWTRAQAAAMKPDPHAQAVQGVIRDLIGTHDGTTYVFEKVSGSSVRHDLGGEQPLVGRNAPDLRLEDGTRLGDLMRDGRGVALDFSTDRCLRGSAMGWEGRMRYAAGAARNDLGLGAVLVRPDGIVAWAGDRAPDREAFERAAGHWFGSPAI is encoded by the coding sequence TTGCTCGCGCTCGCGCCGGGCAAGGGGATCACGGCTCACCGCGAGAGCGGCGCCACCCTCCAAACATACGCGGCGCTCTCCAAACCGCAGGACTGGTTCGCCGCCATCGACTTCATGGACGGATGGGCTTCAAGAAGGGGATCTTTCGTGCATGACGTAGTGATCGTGGGCGCAGGCCCGGTCGGTCTGTTCCTTGCCTGCGAGCTTGGCCTCGCGGGCTGCTCTGTCCTGGTGCTTGAGCGGGAGCCGGAGCCCGGCTCCCCGTGGAAGGCGGACCCGCTCGGGATGCGGGGCCTGTCCGCCGCGTCGGTCGAGGCGTTCTACCGCCGCGGGATGCTCCAGCCGCTGCTGAAGGCGTCGGGCGTCAACGACTATCCCGGCGCGGACGAGCCGGCGCCCCCTCGTGGCGTGGGCCACTTCGCCGGCATGATGCTCGATCCGGCCAAGGTCGACGTCACGGCCCTGCCCTTCCGGCTCCCCGGCCCGGCGACGGAGGGCGTGATGACACACCTCGAAGCGGTGGAGAGCGTGCTGTCCGAGCGGGCATCCATGCTCGGCGTGGAGGTCAGGCGCGGCGTCACGGTCTCAGCGATCGCGCAGGACGATCAGATCGTGGTCGCGCATGCCGGCGAGCACGAGTACCCGGCGCGCTGGGTCGTCGGCTGCGATGGCGGGCGCAGCGCGGTGCGCGGGCTCGCGGGCTTCGACTTCGTCGGCACCGAGCCGCAGTTCACCGGCTATGTCGTGCTCGCCACCATCGCCGACCCCGCCAAGTTGCGCCCTGGGTTCAATCTGACGCCGACGGGCATGTACCTCCGGACGCCCGCGAAAGGGTACCTCGGCATGCTGGAGTTCGACGGCGGCGCTTTCGATCGCTCGCAGCGGCCGACTCGCGAACATCTCCAGGCGGTTCTGCGCCGTGTATCCGGCACCGGCGTGACGCTGAGCGAGGTCCATCTCGCTTCGAGCTTCACCGATCGGGCGATGCAGACGACGACCTACAGGCGGGGGCGCGTCCTGCTCGCGGGCGACGCCGCTCACATCCACTCTCGCCTCGGAGCGCAGGGACTCAACCTCGGCATCGGCGACGCCATGAACCTGGGATGGAAGCTCGCGGCGACCGTGCGCGGGTACGCGCCGGACGGGCTTCTCGACACCTACACCCGCGAGCAGCATCCGATCGGCGCGTGGGTGCTCGACTGGACGCGCGCCCAGGCGGCGGCCATGAAGCCGGATCCGCATGCCCAGGCGGTCCAAGGAGTGATCCGCGACCTGATCGGGACCCACGACGGAACGACCTACGTGTTCGAGAAGGTATCGGGATCGTCGGTCCGCCATGACCTTGGCGGCGAGCAGCCGCTGGTCGGCCGTAACGCCCCGGACCTCCGTCTCGAGGACGGCACTCGCCTCGGCGACCTGATGCGGGACGGACGAGGCGTCGCGCTCGATTTCAGCACCGACCGGTGCCTCCGCGGTTCGGCGATGGGCTGGGAGGGCCGGATGCGGTATGCGGCCGGGGCGGCGAGAAACGACCTCGGGCTGGGTGCCGTGCTTGTCCGACCTGACGGCATAGTCGCCTGGGCAGGTGATCGCGCCCCTGATCGTGAAGCGTTCGAGCGGGCCGCCGGCCATTGGTTCGGTAGTCCGGCGATCTGA
- a CDS encoding SGNH/GDSL hydrolase family protein → MRELARKYGAHLLAADGMFTELAAATGPEYWAADGVHPTPAAHAALAAAWLRLVA, encoded by the coding sequence GTGCGCGAACTCGCTCGCAAGTACGGCGCGCACCTGCTCGCGGCCGACGGCATGTTCACCGAGCTCGCCGCGGCGACCGGGCCGGAGTACTGGGCTGCGGACGGCGTGCACCCGACGCCGGCCGCTCACGCCGCACTCGCGGCGGCCTGGCTGCGCCTGGTCGCGTGA
- a CDS encoding response regulator gives MTAPVRVLVCDDQALIRTGFATIIDAQPGLEVVGECGDGRTAVDLARRLNPDIVVMDVRMPVLDGIEATRRLAGAGVADPVKVLVVTTFNLDEYVYEALRAGASGFLLKDAPPAQLLHGIRTVATGAALLAPEVTRQLVGRYAARIRPAQATPAETALTPRELEVLRLIADGLSNSEIAATLVISQETVKTYVSRILTKLDLRDRVQAVVYAYRRGLVT, from the coding sequence GTGACCGCCCCGGTCCGGGTCCTGGTCTGCGACGACCAGGCGCTGATCCGCACCGGCTTCGCGACGATCATCGACGCCCAGCCCGGCCTGGAGGTGGTGGGCGAGTGCGGCGACGGCCGCACCGCAGTCGACCTGGCCCGCCGCCTGAACCCCGACATCGTGGTGATGGACGTGCGGATGCCGGTGCTCGACGGCATCGAGGCGACCCGCCGGCTGGCCGGCGCCGGGGTGGCGGACCCCGTCAAAGTGCTCGTGGTGACGACGTTCAACCTGGACGAGTACGTCTACGAGGCGCTGCGCGCGGGGGCGAGCGGCTTCCTGCTCAAGGACGCCCCACCGGCGCAGCTCCTGCACGGCATCCGCACCGTCGCCACCGGCGCCGCTCTGCTGGCACCCGAGGTGACGCGGCAGCTCGTCGGCAGGTACGCGGCCCGGATCCGCCCCGCCCAGGCCACACCGGCCGAGACCGCGCTGACCCCGCGCGAGCTGGAGGTGCTGCGCCTCATCGCCGACGGCCTGTCCAACAGCGAGATCGCCGCCACCCTGGTGATCAGCCAGGAGACCGTCAAGACGTACGTGTCGCGCATCCTCACCAAGCTCGACCTGCGTGACCGCGTGCAGGCGGTGGTCTACGCCTACCGCAGGGGCCTGGTGACCTGA